Genomic segment of Saprospira sp. CCB-QB6:
GGGTTTGAATGAAGAGCAATTGCAGAGCATTTTGTTTGAGGCCTGCATGGAAGATAAGTTATCAGTGCGCAAGGTAGAGCAATACAGCAAGCTTTTGCAAAAGGGCAATTCATTGGACAAAGCCATAATGGGTTTGAAATCGGGTATGATTGCTTTGGGGCATTTGGCGGAGCTCAGTCGGTTGGAGAAATTGGACGAGCAACTTTATTTGTATAAAGAAATCATTCGTTCCAACTGGTCGGTAGAAGAGACACGTCTTTGGCTCAACAAGCAATTGGCGAAAAAGGAGCAGGAAGAGGAAGGGCCCAAGGAGGAGAAGAAAAAAACCTTATCGCCTGCTTATCAGAATTTGCAAGATCGGTTAAAATCTCAGTTGGGGGCCAAGGTGCAGCTCAAGGCCAATGAAAAGGGCAAGGGGCAGATCATTATCAACTTTATGGATCCCGATGATTTGGAGCGCATTTTAGAGCAACTCAACTATGAAGCTTAATTTTTTATTTGCTTTTTTACTGCTATTGTCCTGTCCTCTTTGGGGGCAGGACAGTTTGCGTTTGGTGCCTGAGGATGGGCCCAGAGCAAAGGCAAAAACTAGACAATTGGACCCACAGAAAGCTTGGCGTTGGGCTTTGATTCCGGGAGGCGGACAAATTTATAACCGTCGTTATTGGAAATTGCCGATTGTCTATGGGGGCATAGGGACCTTAGTGTATCTATCTATAGACAACCGCCAAAAATATCAGTGCTATCGACAGTCTTATTTGGCTGTGGTTGACAATGATCCGAATACTGTAAATACTTGTGATCCGAGTTTGACCGATGCCCAATTAAAAATTTTGCGTGATGCTTACCGGCAGCAGTATGAGTATTCTGTAGCCGGGCTGATTGGATTTTACGGGCTAACGATTTTAGATGCTTTTGTAGACGCTCATCTGAGTAGTTTTGATGTAAGCGACGATCTTAGTTTGCAGTGGAATATTGGCGCGCGGCCGCATTACAATGCTTTTTCGGGCCAGTTGGGGTATAGTCCACAACTACAGCTTCAATTGCGTCCTAAGGGAAATAAAAAACTGCGGCCAATTCCTCATTTCTGATTGGTCTTTTATGCACAGGCAGCTCATTTTTCTATTATTTTACTGCAGTTTATCGCCCCTATCGGCTCAAAGTTGGGGTTGGAGCAGTTATTTGGACCTCAATATTTATCAAAACTATCGGCAGGCGCAGTTACTTGGACAAAAGGGCGCTTCGGCGGGGCAATGGCTTAATTTATTGCCGGGTTTAGGTTTGGGGCTACATCGGCAAGCTAGTAATGGGCAAAGTTATCAGCTTTTGGTAGCGGCAGAGTATCAGCCTTTTGCGATGAACAGCCAGAACTATGGGGGGTTGGGCAGTCTATCTTTTCCTATTATTTTTCGGGCACAGCAACGATTCAGCAAGAAAGATGCTGCTGTTGCGGGTTTTATGAGTTTGGGAGCGGG
This window contains:
- a CDS encoding DUF5683 domain-containing protein, with amino-acid sequence MDPQKAWRWALIPGGGQIYNRRYWKLPIVYGGIGTLVYLSIDNRQKYQCYRQSYLAVVDNDPNTVNTCDPSLTDAQLKILRDAYRQQYEYSVAGLIGFYGLTILDAFVDAHLSSFDVSDDLSLQWNIGARPHYNAFSGQLGYSPQLQLQLRPKGNKKLRPIPHF